One region of Quercus lobata isolate SW786 chromosome 2, ValleyOak3.0 Primary Assembly, whole genome shotgun sequence genomic DNA includes:
- the LOC115975175 gene encoding zinc finger HIT domain-containing protein 2, which translates to MDETILTSDKPSNSSPLNPPSRSICHVCQKQFSQYTCPRCNSRYCSLQCYKSHSLQCTESFMRENVVEELQQMQPDDETKQKMLDILKRFHSEEETDSMDVDDSTLTEETIQKILSGDQISFDDLSAEEKIRFQRAIASGELSKMIEPWEPWWLKPSARRVSLSKEGTQLVQPLAEHKVSVSLQDDDLESYQSSEIPPGPESPLPPVSKLSSAEPSPLLTVHLVDILYSYCFTLRLYNGDWQSDAIGSALVVLSMSSVLGQGGQPETVLEALSYCLEQICSPAYRHMGGLQFGLGLIDDVISLLSLGSSALVCLLSDMRRLIQAGERELKSEKQKKLRRVEIRSKLKFAERKIYFIMCWVYEQPSEAWSSLATIVEAEKSSVMNYGGNKQSVKRNNTSETKGKVLIEEIE; encoded by the exons ACCATCCAACTCGTCTCCACTCAACCCTCCTTCCAGGTCCATTTGCCATGT TTGTCAGAAGCAATTTTCACAATATACATGCCCCCGATGCAATTCGCGATACTGTTCCCTCCAATGCTATAAG tCTCATAGTCTTCAATGTACTGAGTCCTTCATGCGAGAAAATGTAGTTGAGGAGCTTCAACAGATGCAACCTGATGATGAAACTAAACAGAAAATGCTGGACATATTGAAACGGTTCCATTCAGAAGAGGAAACTGATAGCATGGATGTGGATG ATTCAACTCTGACTGAGGAGACCATACAAAAGATTTTGTCTG GAGATCAAATAAGTTTTGATGATTTATCTGCAGAGGAAAAAATAAGGTTCCAAAGAGCGATTGCATCTGGAGAACTGAGTAAGATGATTGAGCCATGGGAACCATGGTGGTTGAAGCCTTCTGCCCGAAGAGTATCTCTCAGCAAGGAAGGAACTCAACTTGTCCAACCACTTGCGGAACACAAAGTGTCAGTATCACTGCAAGATGATGATCTAGAAAGTTACCAATCAAGTGAGATTCCTCCTGGCCCCGAAAGCCCACTACCTCCGGTTAGCAAGCTTAGTTCTGCAGAGCCATCACCACTATTAACTGTTCACTTGGTGGACATTTTATATAGCTACTGTTTTACACTTCGCCTCTACAATGGAGATTGGCAATCAGATGCCATAGGATCAGCCCTGGTGGTGTTGAGCATGTCCTCTGTCTTGGGTCAAGGTGGGCAGCCAGAAACAGTGTTGGAAGCTTTGTCTTATTGCTTAGAGCAAATTTGCTCTCCAGCTTACAGACACATGGGTGGCTTGCAATTTGGATTGGGTCTTATTGATGATGTAATAAGCTTACTTTCTTTAGGAAGTTCTGCTTTAGTGTGCTTGCTTTCTGATATGCGTAGGTTGATTCAAGCTGGGGAGAGGGAACTGAAgtcagagaaacaaaaaaagttgAGAAGGGTAGAAATTAGGAGTAAGCTCAAGTTTGCTGAGAGGAAGATTTATTTCATTATGTGTTGGGTTTATGAGCAGCCAAGTGAAGCTTGGTCTTCCCTAGCAACCATTGTAGAAGCAGAGAAAAGTTCAGTCATGAATTATGGAGGCAATAAGCAATCTGTCAAAAGGAACAATACGTCAGAAACCAAAGGCAAGGTTTTGATTGAAGAGATTGAATGA
- the LOC115977796 gene encoding LOW QUALITY PROTEIN: protein BRANCHLESS TRICHOME (The sequence of the model RefSeq protein was modified relative to this genomic sequence to represent the inferred CDS: deleted 1 base in 1 codon), which translates to MEEMMVMMMISSPENPRNESISSEPITTSTCPSWKLYENPFYYSQHHQHNQQQRHSNKHPHHLHLPCSTRKIAASFWDLTLFRPIMESELEFARAQIMELKAELEYERKARKKAESMNRRLAKELAEERRGREAIGRVCEELAKEISSDKAEINRMKRDMEEERKMLRMAEVLREERVQMKLTEAKILFEEKLSELEDSTRMQIESSPSKLKEKNQEADNPLGTTTTASNEVASFSRKFKHLVLNEKSARNDYSSGVDSRESARLGFDDKSAYSDNNGVDTRESTRLVLGEKVWNNNGGGISFMTVQRKASPEPENPHIKRGIKGFVEFPRVVRAIGSKSRHWGTKLECQKAQLRILLKQRNPIQSNNLIMS; encoded by the exons aTGGAGgagatgatggtgatgatgatgatcagTAGCCCAGAAAATCCCAGAAATGAATCCATTTCTTCTGAACCCATCACCACCTCCACTTGTCCCAGCTGGAAACTTTATGAAAATCCTTTTTATTATTCTCAGCATCATCAACATAATCAACAACAACGTCATAGTAACAAGCACCCTCATCACCTACACCTTCCTTGCTCTACACGTAAGATTGCTGCCTCGTTCTGGGATTTAACCTTATTCAGGCCCATCATGGAGTCTGAGCTTGAATTTGCTCGAGCCCAGATCATGGAACTGAAGGCTGAGCTTGAATACGAACGTAAGGCACGAAAGAAGGCAGAGTCAATGAATAGGAGGCTGGCTAAAGAGCTTGCTGAGgagagaagaggaagagaggcaATAGGGAGGGTGTGTGAAGAGCttgcaaaagaaatttcatcagATAAAGCTGAGATCAATAGGATGAAGAGAGACatggaagaagagagaaagatgcTAAGGATGGCTGAGGTgttaagggaagagagagttCAAATGAAACTTACAGAGGCAAAGATTCTCTTTGAAGAGAAGCTTTCAGAATTGGAAGACTCTACAAGGATGCAAATTGAGAGTTCACCTTCCAAGTTAAAGGAAAAGAATCAAGAAGCTGATAATCCACTAGGAACTACCACCACTGCTTCGAATGAAGTTGCTTCTTTTTCAAGGAAATTTAAACACTTGGTCTTGAATGAGAAATCGGCTCGCAATGACTATAGTAGTGGTGTTGATTCAAGGGAGTCAGCAAGATTGGGTTTTGACGATAAATCAGCTTATTCTGACAATAATGGTGTTGATACAAGAGAATCTACAAGGCTGGTCTTGGGTGAGAAAGTTTGGAACAATAATGGTGGTGGTATTTCATTCATGACAGTTCAGAGAAAAGCTTCTCCAGAACCTGAGAATCCTCATATAAAGAGAGGGATCAAAGGGTTTGTTGAATTTCCACGAGTTGTTAGAGCAATTGGATCCAAAAGTCGGCATTGGGGCACAAAGCTGGAGTGTCAAAAGGCTCAGCTAAGGATTTTACTCAAACAAAGGAAT CCAATCCAATCCAACAATCTTATTATGAGTTGA